Proteins co-encoded in one Saccharomyces cerevisiae S288C chromosome II, complete sequence genomic window:
- the BEM1 gene encoding phosphatidylinositol-3-phosphate-binding protein BEM1 (Protein containing SH3-domains; involved in establishing cell polarity and morphogenesis; functions as a scaffold protein for complexes that include Cdc24p, Ste5p, Ste20p, and Rsr1p) codes for MLKNFKLSKRDSNGSKGRITSADISTPSHDNGSVIKHIKTVPVRYLSSSSTPVKSQRDSSPKNRHNSKDITSPEKVIKAKYSYQAQTSKELSFMEGEFFYVSGDEKDWYKASNPSTGKEGVVPKTYFEVFDRTKPSSVNGSNSSSRKVTNDSLNMGSLYAIVLYDFKAEKADELTTYVGENLFICAHHNCEWFIAKPIGRLGGPGLVPVGFVSIIDIATGYATGNDVIEDIKSVNLPTVQEWKSNIARYKASNISLGSVEQQQQQSITKPQNKSAKLVDGELLVKASVESFGLEDEKYWFLVCCELSNGKTRQLKRYYQDFYDLQVQLLDAFPAEAGKLRDAGGQWSKRIMPYIPGPVPYVTNSITKKRKEDLNIYVADLVNLPDYISRSEMVHSLFVVLNNGFDREFERDENQNNIKTLQENDTATFATASQTSNFASTNQDNTLTGEDLKLNKKLSDLSLSGSKQAPAQSTSGLKTTKIKFYYKDDIFALMLKGDTTYKELRSKIAPRIDTDNFKLQTKLFDGSGEEIKTDSQVSNIIQAKLKISVHDI; via the coding sequence ATGctgaaaaacttcaaacTCTCAAAAAGAGATAGTAATGGGTCGAAGGGCAGAATTACATCCGCAGATATTTCCACACCTTCTCATGATAATGGGAGTGTTATAAAGCATATTAAGACAGTACCAGTGAGGTAcctttcttcatcttccacCCCAGTGAAAAGCCAACGGGACTCTTCACCAAAAAACAGACATAATTCTAAAGATATTACTTCTCCAGAGAAAGTTATAAAAGCCAAATACAGTTATCAGGCACAAACTTCAAAGGAACTATCTTTCATGGAaggtgaatttttttatgtatcTGGAGATGAGAAGGATTGGTATAAAGCTTCAAATCCTTCTACTGGAAAAGAGGGTGTTGTCCCCAAAACCTATTTTGAAGTGTTTGATAGAACTAAACCTTCCTCTGTGAATGGATCCAATAGTTCAAGTCGGAAGGTTACAAATGATTCATTAAACATGGGATCGTTATACGCCATTGTTTTATATGACTTTAAGGCAGAAAAAGCTGATGAGTTGACAACTTATGTGGGAGAGaatttgtttatttgcGCCCACCATAACTGTGAATGGTTCATTGCTAAGCCAATTGGTCGACTTGGAGGGCCCGGCCTTGTTCCTGTTGGGTTTGTTAGCATCATAGATATTGCCACGGGGTACGCAACAGGTAACGACGTAATAGAAGACATCAAGTCAGTTAACCTACCAACTGTTCAAGAATGGAAAAGCAACATTGCAAGATACAAAGCTAGTAATATTAGCCTTGGTTCTGTGgagcagcagcagcagcaatCCATTACAAAACCTCAGAACAAAAGCGCAAAGCTGGTTGACGGTGAATTATTAGTGAAAGCATCCGTTGAATCCTTTGGGTTAGAAGATGAGAAGTATTGGTTTTTGGTTTGCTGTGAATTATCTAACGGTAAGACGAGGCAACTGAAAAGATACTATCAAGATTTCTACGATCTGCAGGTTCAACTTTTGGATGCGTTCCCAGCAGAGGCCGGTAAGTTGAGGGATGCAGGTGGACAATGGTCCAAACGTATAATGCCCTATATCCCTGGACCCGTTCCATACGTTACCAATAGcataacaaaaaaaagaaaggaggACttgaatatatatgtgGCAGACCTAGTGAATCTTCCCGATTATATATCTCGCTCAGAAATGGTGCATTCCTTATTCGTTGTTTTGAATAATGGTTTCGACAGAGAATTTGAAAGAGAcgaaaatcaaaacaataTTAAAACATTACAAGAAAACGATACAGCAACCTTTGCAACAGCATCTCAAACTTCTAATTTTGCCTCAACTAACCAAGACAACACTTTAACTGGCGAAGACTTGAAGTTAAACAAGAAACTCTCAGATTTATCTTTATCGGGCTCCAAGCAGGCTCCAGCCCAATCAACTTCTGGATTGAAAACTACTAAAATTAAATTTTATTACAAAGACGATATTTTTGCTTTAATGCTGAAGGGTGACACAACCTATAAAGAACTTCGTAGTAAAATCGCTCCAAGGATTGATACAGATAATTTTAAATTACAAACCAAATTATTTGATGGTAGCGGGGAGGAAATTAAGACTGATTCACAAGTCAGTAACATAATCCAAGCCAAACTGAAAATTTCCGTTCACGATATTTGA
- a CDS encoding uncharacterized protein (hypothetical protein; identified by fungal homology and RT-PCR), whose translation MLLCFHMCQRIMWLPFDLMKWRRFHCGAVLVGTLSLRNRSPKILSLYFISDRTG comes from the coding sequence ATGCTTTTGTGCTTCCATATGTGTCAAAGGATAATGTGGCTCCCTTTCGATTTAATGAAGTGGCGTAGATTTCATTGTGGCGCTGTTCTTGTTGGAACACTGAGCTTACGTAACCGCAGCCCAAAGATACTTtctctttattttattagcGATAGGACAGGCTAA
- the DER1 gene encoding derlin (ER membrane protein that promotes export of misfolded polypeptides; required for ER-associated protein degradation of misfolded or unassembled proteins; initiates export of aberrant polypeptides from ER lumen by threading them into ER membrane and routing them to Hrd1p for ubiquitination; function normally requires N-terminal acetylation by NatB; N- and C- termini protrude into cytoplasm; similar to Dfm1p; homolog of mammalian derlin-1): protein MDAVILNLLGDIPLVTRLWTIGCLVLSGLTSLRIVDPGKVVYSYDLVFKKGQYGRLLYSIFDYGAFNWISMINIFVSANHLSTLENSFNLRRKFCWIIFLLLVILVKMTSIEQPAASLGVLLHENLVYYELKKNGNQMNVRFFGAIDVSPSIFPIYMNAVMYFVYKRSWLEIAMNFMPGHVIYYMDDIIGKIYGIDLCKSPYDWFRNTETP from the coding sequence ATGGATGCTGTAATACTGAATCTCTTAGGCGACATTCCTTTGGTCACAAGATTATGGACAATTGGCTGTCTTGTACTATCAGGTCTCACAAGTCTCCGGATTGTGGATCCAGGGAAGGTAGTGTACAGTTATGATTTAGTATTCAAAAAGGGACAATATGGAAGACTACTTTATTCGATATTCGATTACGGCGCATTTAATTGGATATCCATGATAAACATCTTTGTCAGCGCTAATCACTTATCAACTTTGGAAAACTCATTCAATctgagaagaaaattctgttggataatatttttactgTTGGTGATACTGGTAAAGATGACCAGCATTGAACAACCTGCAGCATCACTCGGTGTGTTATTGCATGAGAATCTCGTGTACTACGAACTGAAAAAGAACGGAAACCAAATGAACGTACGATTCTTCGGTGCCATTGATGTTTCACCATCTATATTCCCAATCTACATGAATGCAGTAATGTATTTTGTATATAAGCGTAGCTGGTTAGAAATTGCCATGAATTTCATGCCAGGTCACGTAATTTACTACATGGATGATATAATAGGGAAGATTTATGGCATCGATTTGTGTAAATCTCCGTACGACTGGTTCCGCAACACTGAAACACCCTAA
- the MIN7 gene encoding Min7p (Mitochondrial hypothetical protein): protein MLAMKSFSQVSKSYKASAPSKKLTTLFYVAYITLGLTTPFLLPARMASKDTHYYKDEFCSQRSYTRF from the coding sequence ATGCTGGCCATGAAATCATTTTCACAAGTTTCTAAATCATACAAGGCAAGTGCTCCCAGTAAAAAGCTGACGACGTTGTTTTATGTTGCTTACATCACTCTGGGACTAACAACACCTTTCCTTCTACCGGCCCGAATGGCTTCTAAAGACACACACTACTACAAGGACGAATTTTGTTCTCAACGATCATACACCAGGTTTTAG
- the MCM7 gene encoding DNA replication licensing factor MCM7 (Component of the Mcm2-7 hexameric helicase complex; MCM2-7 primes origins of DNA replication in G1 and becomes an active ATP-dependent helicase that promotes DNA melting and elongation in S-phase; forms an Mcm4p-6p-7p subcomplex) codes for MSAALPSIQLPVDYNNLFNEITDFLVTFKQDTLSSDATRNENEDENLDAENIEQHLLEKGPKYMAMLQKVANRELNSVIIDLDDILQYQNEKFLQGTQADDLVSAIQQNANHFTELFCRAIDNNMPLPTKEIDYKDDVLDVILNQRRLRNERMLSDRTNEIRSENLMDTTMDPPSSMNDALREVVEDETELFPPNLTRRYFLYFKPLSQNCARRYRKKAISSKPLSVRQIKGDFLGQLITVRGIITRVSDVKPAVEVIAYTCDQCGYEVFQEVNSRTFTPLSECTSEECSQNQTKGQLFMSTRASKFSAFQECKIQELSQQVPVGHIPRSLNIHVNGTLVRSLSPGDIVDVTGIFLPAPYTGFKALKAGLLTETYLEAQFVRQHKKKFASFSLTSDVEERVMELITSGDVYNRLAKSIAPEIYGNLDVKKALLLLLVGGVDKRVGDGMKIRGDINVCLMGDPGVAKSQLLKAICKISPRGVYTTGKGSSGVGLTAAVMKDPVTDEMILEGGALVLADNGICCIDEFDKMDESDRTAIHEVMEQQTISISKAGINTTLNARTSILAAANPLYGRYNPRLSPLDNINLPAALLSRFDILFLMLDIPSRDDDEKLAEHVTYVHMHNKQPDLDFTPVEPSKMREYIAYAKTKRPVMSEAVNDYVVQAYIRLRQDSKREMDSKFSFGQATPRTLLGIIRLSQALAKLRLADMVDIDDVEEALRLVRVSKESLYQETNKSKEDESPTTKIFTIIKKMLQETGKNTLSYENIVKTVRLRGFTMLQLSNCIQEYSYLNVWHLINEGNTLKFVDDGTMDTDQEDSLVSTPKLAPQTTASANVSAQDSDIDLQDA; via the coding sequence ATGAGTGCGGCACTTCCATCAATTCAGCTTCCTGTCGACTATAATAATCTTTTTAATGAAATCACCGATTTTTTGGTGACTTTCAAGCAGGATACGTTGTCTTCTGATGCAACACGAAATGAGaacgaagatgaaaatttggATGCTGAGAATATCGAACAACATCTATTGGAAAAGGGGCCCAAGTACATGGCGATGCTACAGAAAGTGGCTAATAGGGAACTGAATTCCGTGATTATTGATTTAGATGACATTCTACAGTATCAAAACGAAAAGTTTCTCCAGGGCACACAGGCAGACGACCTTGTGTCTGCCATTCAACAAAACGCTAATCACTTCACTGAATTATTTTGCCGTGCCATTGACAACAACATGCCGCTAccaacaaaagaaattgactACAAGGACGACGTTCTTGATGTTATTTTAAACCAAAGGAGACTGAGGAATGAGAGAATGCTCTCGGACAGGACCAATGAGATCCGAAGCGAAAACCTCATGGATACCACGATGGATCCACCCTCTTCCATGAATGATGCGTTAAGAGAAGTTGTCGAGGATGAAACTGAGTTATTTCCTCCTAATTTAACTAGACGCtatttcctttattttaaGCCTCTATCGCAAAATTGTGCTCGTCGTTACAGGAAGAAAGCAATTAGTTCTAAACCATTATCTGTTAGGCAGATTAAAGGTGACTTCCTAGGCCAATTGATTACCGTCAGAGGTATTATCACCAGAGTTTCTGATGTCAAACCAGCTGTGGAAGTTATCGCATATACCTGCGATCAATGTGGGTACGAAGTTTTCCAAGAGGTCAACTCTCGTACTTTTACTCCGTTGTCAGAATGTACTTCCGAAGAATGTTCCCAAAATCAAACAAAGGGTCAATTGTTTATGAGTACACGAGCTTCCAAATTTAGTGCCTTTCAGGAATGTAAAATTCAGGAGTTATCACAACAAGTGCCAGTGGGTCATATTCCTAGGTCGCTAAATATCCACGTTAACGGGACGCTGGTAAGATCTTTATCGCCTGGTGATATCGTCGATGTAACTGGTATATTCTTGCCAGCGCCCTACACCGGTTTCAAAGCTTTGAAAGCTGGCTTACTGACAGAAACTTATTTAGAGGCACAGTTTGTCCGTCAacacaagaagaaatttgcGTCTTTCAGTCTGACTTCTGATGTAGAAGAGAGAGTTATGGAATTAATCACCTCTGGTGATGTTTATAATAGGCTGGCAAAATCTATTGCACCGGAAATCTACGGTAACTTGGACGTAAAGAAAGCGTTGCTGCTATTACTTGTCGGAGGTGTTGATAAAAGGGTAGGTGACGGTATGAAAATCAGAGGTGATATCAATGTTTGTCTGATGGGTGATCCCGGTGTTGCCAAATCTCAACTGCTGAAGGCCATTTGCAAAATATCACCTCGAGGAGTGTATACCACTGGTAAGGGTTCCTCAGGCGTTGGTCTGACCGCTGCCGTCATGAAAGATCCTGTCACGGATGAAATGATTCTAGAAGGTGGTGCCTTAGTACTCGCTGATAACGGTATTTGTTGTATcgatgaatttgataagATGGATGAAAGTGACAGAACGGCAATCCATGAAGTTATGGAACAACAAACAATTTCGATATCCAAGGCGGGTATCAATACAACTTTGAACGCCAGAACCTCAATCTTAGCGGCAGCAAATCCGTTGTATGGTAGATATAATCCTAGATTATCACCTCTGGACAATATAAATCTACCAGCTGCTTTACTATCCAGATTTGATATTCTCTTCTTAATGTTAGATATACCAAGTAGAGATGACGACGAAAAATTAGCCGAGCACGTTACATATGTGCATATGCATAATAAACAACCGGATTTGGACTTCACTCCAGTAGAACCCTCTAAAATGAGAGAGTACATTGCCTATGCTAAGACAAAGAGGCCAGTGATGAGTGAAGCTGTAAACGATTATGTGGTGCAAGCTTACATCAGATTAAGACAAGACTCCAAGAGAGAAATGGATTccaaattttcctttggtCAAGCCACTCCGAGAACTTTACTAGGTATTATAAGATTATCTCAAGCGCTAGCAAAGTTAAGGTTGGCTGATATGGTGGATATAGATGATGTGGAGGAAGCCTTGAGGTTGGTCCGAGTCTCCAAGGAATCATTGTATCAAGAAACCAACAAAtctaaagaagatgaaagcCCCACAACGAAAATCTTTACGatcatcaagaaaatgttacAAGAAACTGGTAAAAACACGCTATCatatgaaaatattgtGAAAACTGTAAGACTAAGAGGGTTTACCATGCTACAATTAAGCAACTGTATCCAAGAATATTCTTACTTAAACGTCTGGCATTTAATTAATGAGGGTAACACTTTGAAATTCGTGGATGACGGTACCATGGACACAGACCAGGAAGACTCACTAGTGAGCACGCCTAAACTCGCACCACAAACGACCGCTTCCGCTAATGTGAGCGCCCAAGATTCTGATATCGATCTACAAGACGCTTGA
- the COS111 gene encoding Cos111p (Protein required for antifungal drug ciclopirox olamine resistance; not related to the subtelomerically-encoded COS family; the authentic, non-tagged protein is detected in highly purified mitochondria in high-throughput studies), which translates to MSSASRLQNVNIVSNNYSRYGTSVYDKLYHSNGSGSNNAGKNSTTVGKLSSISQKSRSKQRHGSNCSRSMSQSPLSTFKSPLSNQNQSSAPDDLASIGQRRSDDVTSLDNETIITMNSRKSRIKKKYKSLISTSSKKFMNKLYDHGASSDSFSIFSLKTSHSGKHENSRFEKLRKRKYHAWGKFADINDLPVEIIAKILSEFELGRDQKTLVRCLYVSKKFYKATKIVLYRLPYFTSTYRVAQFVTSLRLHPDNGAYVKVLDLSHLKPGIIGQDSKDSQGLDDDGHSRRHRRRRRRSTNTSLNLPPATPTSTISNEDDANSGLIKDDASNGSEVEDLALAGWRDWRYRNEPLYSSPLLNSFKLKKVVSRSSSITSTSSGNSTGVHSTRRQRSNSSVASITTSIMSSIYNTSHVSLSSTTSNTSNGNISSGSNLSRVSTAGSLKKASAKSTRSSPQKAKPISDITSSSWFRMRLSSRNRKARTANTINLKNSKDKSDDDFKVLKHDSGHPSNYRSSTLKFSIEQPFSTHHPYANKFLLKYAPYKDLPLGYILHMLNLCPNLVELNLSNLVICTDFKLINQRSERRRMTSSLLPAVQESSVSAGPEKDLEIVYMTDSGKGYEYYEGLSKKHSRSSSLGTNPSSWIGGQANWTDYPPPIDAQTKTREEHRRNNTLNNKNVVLKKLNPFEIFEMICNRNEEKGGYCSLTKVKMNDIVWCRQYMVKYFVMRTFRQHLDYKSMENNSYERHLFSFRDSGLDRNFSWACNAKLHEFVALMVMDHLSNLDDLGLEELFNIKSEKLYIKNYCCRDPDILEISNLFDIRYGAGSEADATSDSNLEAESLQFRLTILKTEKPTSFWLTKVSKDYVSLVVKLCVDDDIDMDKMKVGKPTLRIDSITHNLISRLKELRRVDLRRNVGENNYYAESII; encoded by the coding sequence ATGTCAAGTGCTTCAAGACTTCAAAACGTCAATATTGTTTCTAACAACTATTCTCGTTACGGAACTTCCGTTTACGATAAGTTGTATCATAGTAACGGCAGTGGTAGCAATAATGCTGGTAAGAATTCTACCACAGTTGGTAAACTGTCATCTATCTCACAAAAGTCCAGGAGCAAACAGCGTCATGGCTCAAATTGCTCCAGATCAATGAGTCAATCACCCTTATCGACGTTCAAATCTCCACTCAGCAATCAAAATCAATCCAGCGCTCCTGATGATTTGGCTTCCATAGGTCAGAGACGCAGTGACGACGTCACATCTTtagataatgaaactatCATAACGATGAATTCAAGGAAATCAAggattaaaaaaaagtataaatcCTTAATCTCCAcctcttcaaaaaaatttatgaaTAAATTGTACGATCATGGTGCTTCATCCGACTCattttctatattttcTCTGAAGACTTCCCATTCTGGTAAACATGAAAATTCCAGATTTGAAAAGCTgaggaagagaaaataCCATGCTTGGGGCAAATTTGCCGATATCAACGATTTACCAGTTGAAATAATTGCCAAAATACTTTCTGAATTCGAGTTAGGTCGTGATCAAAAGACACTCGTAAGATGTCTATACGTATCGAAGAAGTTTTATAAGGCGACAAAGATCGTCCTTTATAGGCTACCTTACTTCACTTCCACTTACAGAGTGGCGCAGTTTGTCACCTCACTAAGATTACATCCGGATAACGGGGCATACGTGAAAGTATTGGACCTATCACACTTGAAGCCGGGAATTATAGGCCAAGACTCGAAGGATTCTCAAGGCCTAGACGATGATGGCCACTCAAGGCGTCACAGACGCCGTCGCCGCAGATCTACTAACACAAGTTTGAATCTACCTCCAGCTACTCCAACATCTACCATTTCTAACGAGGATGATGCCAATAGCGGATTAATCAAAGACGACGCTTCAAATGGCAGTGAAGTTGAAGACTTGGCATTAGCTGGTTGGAGAGACTGGAGATACAGAAATGAACCCCTTTATAGCTCTCCTCTGTTGAACAGCTTTAAACTGAAAAAAGTGGTTTCtcgttcttcttctatCACTTCTACATCTTCTGGAAATTCCACCGGTGTTCACTCTACAAGGAGACAACGTTCCAATAGTTCCGTTGCTTCCATAACGACGAGTATCATGTCATCCATCTATAACACCTCCCATGTCTCATTGTCTTCAACCACGTCTAATACCAGCAATGGTAACATCTCTTCTGGTAGTAATCTGTCAAGAGTTTCCACTGCTGgatcattgaaaaaagctTCTGCGAAGTCCACAAGGTCATCTCCTCAGAAAGCAAAACCTATATCTGACATTACGTCATCTTCCTGGTTTAGAATGAGGTTAAGTTCAAGAAATAGAAAGGCAAGGACAGCTAATACGATTAATTTAAAGAACTCGAAGGATAAGTCTGACGATGACTTTAAAGTTTTAAAGCACGATTCGGGGCATCCATCCAATTATCGTTCTTCGACATTAAAATTTAGCATTGAACAACCATTTAGTACGCATCATCCGTATGCCAacaaatttcttttaaagtACGCTCCTTATAAAGATCTGCCCCTAGGTTATATTTTACATATGCTGAACCTGTGTCCTAACCTTGTTGAACTAAACCTTTCCAATTTAGTTATTTGTACCGATTTCAAATTAATCAACCAAAGATCcgaaagaagaaggatgACATCTTCACTGTTGCCCGCTGTCCAGGAGTCTAGTGTTTCTGCAGGCCCTGAGAAAGATTTAGAAATTGTCTATATGACCGATTCTGGCAAAGGTTATGAATATTATGAGGGGTTAAGCAAGAAACACTCACGTTCTTCAAGCCTAGGTACCAATCCATCTAGTTGGATTGGAGGTCAGGCGAATTGGACAGATTACCCACCTCCAATCGATGCACAAACGAAAACAAGAGAGGAACACAGACGCAACAATACCTTGAACAATAAGAACGTCGTATTAAAGAAGCTAAAcccttttgaaatttttgaaatgatCTGCAAtagaaatgaagaaaaaggtggCTACTGCTCCTTAACTAAGGTGAAAATGAATGACATTGTGTGGTGCAGGCAATATATGGTAAAGTATTTTGTAATGAGGACGTTTCGCCAGCATTTGGATTATAAATCCATGGAAAACAACTCTTATGAAAGACACTTATTCAGTTTCCGGGACTCTGGCTTGGATAGAAATTTTTCCTGGGCTTGTAATGCCAAATTGCATGAATTTGTCGCATTGATGGTTATGGAtcatctttcaaatttagATGATTTAGGATTAGAAGAGCTTTTTAATATCAAGTCCGAAAAGctatatataaaaaactATTGTTGCCGAGACCCGGATATTCTCGAAATATCAAACTTATTTGATATTAGATATGGGGCCGGATCTGAGGCTGATGCTACTTCTGATTCCAATCTCGAAGCAGAATCTTTACAATTCAGGTTGACAATATTAAAAACAGAAAAGCCAACTTCATTTTGGCTCACAAAAGTTTCCAAAGATTATGTTTCTTTAGTGGTTAAATTATGTGTGGATGATGACATTGATATGGACAAAATGAAAGTTGGAAAACCAACTTTGAGAATAGACAGTATTACACACAATTTGATTAGTAGGTTAAAGGAGTTGAGGAGAGTTGATCTAAGGAGAAATGTTGGCGAAAATAACTACTATGCTGAAAGCATCATATAA
- the LDH1 gene encoding triacylglycerol lipase (Serine hydrolase; exhibits active esterase plus weak triacylglycerol lipase activities; proposed role in lipid homeostasis, regulating phospholipid and non-polar lipid levels and required for mobilization of LD-stored lipids; localizes to the lipid droplet (LD) surface; contains a classical serine containing catalytic triad (GxSxG motif)), translated as MNMAERAEATKSWSCEPLSGKTLEEIVQNAENAADLVAYIRKPEVDLDFRLKFIAEHEEFFNVQLSDRNSRIRTCHNLSDKGIRGDTVFVFVPGLAGNLEQFEPLLELVDSDQKAFLTLDLPGFGHSSEWSDYPMLKVVELIFVLVCDVLRKWSTAVPNNDNVNPFNGHKIVLVGHSMGCFLACHLYEQHMADTKAVQTLVLLTPPKAHIEQLSKDKHIIQWALYGVFKLPWLFDVYRNKFDQVKGLQSSGIKQYFYQQGDDVKLKYRKFWQFKNNISNKSRTIIGYLLGWETVDWVKFNGVLTQTDMKQKIIIFGAEKDPIAPIENLEFYKQTINKECLRKVIILPDCSHNLCFDRPELVCENFQREVIDNSKL; from the coding sequence ATGAATATGGCAGAACGTGCAGAAGCAACAAAAAGTTGGTCCTGTGAGCCCCTTTCTGGAAAGACGCTAGAAGAGATTGTTCAAAATGCAGAAAATGCAGCTGATTTGGTAGCTTACATTCGCAAACCAGAGGTAGATTTGGACTTTAGGTTGAAGTTTATCGCAGAACATGAGGAGTTTTTTAATGTACAACTATCGGATCgaaattcaagaataaGGACGTGTCACAACTTGAGCGATAAAGGGATACGGGGTGATACTGTTTTCGTCTTCGTGCCTGGGTTGGCTGGCAACTTAGAACAATTTGAACCCTTACTCGAGCTTGTGGACTCTGATCAAAAGGCATTTTTGACGTTAGATCTGCCCGGCTTTGGTCATAGTTCAGAATGGAGCGACTACCCCATGCTGAAAGTGGTGGAACTTATTTTCGTTCTTGTATGTGACGTCTTAAGAAAATGGTCTACAGCGGTGCCGAATAATGATAACGTAAATCCATTTAACGGTCATAAGATAGTGCTTGTAGGGCATTCTATGGGTTGTTTTCTGGCATGTCATCTTTACGAGCAGCACATGGCTGATACAAAAGCGGTACAAACGCTAGTTTTGTTGACGCCCCCCAAAGCACATATCGAGCAGCTTTCTAAGGATAAACATATTATCCAGTGGGCTCTCTATGGTGTGTTTAAATTGCCATGGCTATTTGACGTTTATAGAAACAAATTCGATCAGGTAAAAGGTCTACAAAGTTCCGGCATCAAGCAGtatttttatcaacaaGGTGATGATGTCAAGTTGAAATACAGGAAGTTCTGGCAATTTAAAAACAACATAAGCAACAAAAGTAGAACCATCATAGGTTATTTACTAGGATGGGAAACTGTTGATTGGGTTAAATTCAATGGTGTATTGACGCAAACGGATATGAAACAGAAAATTATAATATTTGGCGCTGAAAAAGATCCTATAGCTcctattgaaaatttggaattttACAAACAAACTATAAATAAAGAATGTCTTCGTAAAGTGATTATTTTACCTGACTGTTCTCATAATTTATGCTTCGACCGTCCAGAATTGGTGTGTGAAAACTTTCAACGAGAGGTGATTGATAATTCCAAATTGTAG